A genome region from Streptomyces antimycoticus includes the following:
- a CDS encoding pilin, with protein sequence MLSRFRPRPAAARQLMRCGLRLVFTIPMTAVLLLADPPVVWAVATIPEVISNLRDEVVGLLAGLATLFLTFGGLRYLMAGGDPGEVEASKRALKAAAIGYGLAILAPVLVAVLKQIVGVDEGGGQ encoded by the coding sequence ATGCTCAGCCGCTTCCGTCCGCGACCGGCCGCCGCACGTCAGTTGATGCGCTGTGGGCTCCGGCTGGTGTTCACCATTCCAATGACCGCCGTTTTGCTGTTGGCGGATCCGCCCGTGGTGTGGGCGGTGGCGACGATCCCGGAGGTCATCTCCAATCTGCGGGATGAGGTTGTCGGCCTGCTTGCCGGGCTTGCCACGCTCTTCCTCACCTTCGGCGGCCTGCGCTACCTCATGGCCGGGGGCGACCCGGGAGAGGTTGAAGCTTCGAAGCGAGCGCTGAAGGCCGCGGCGATCGGCTACGGGCTGGCGATCCTCGCCCCGGTCCTGGTGGCCGTGTTGAAGCAGATCGTGGGCGTCGACGAAGGCGGCGGGCAATGA
- a CDS encoding DNA methyltransferase, with product MSDRESVWNTAPTSAPAQRADRYVSGSNAHPAKMLPAIAAHAIRTYTKPGELVLDPMCGIGTTLVEAIRHHRHALGVEYETRWARIARANIAHSVRHVEQGSGRVVCGDARQLTQLVDADLHGKVALVVTSPPYGRSAHGRVHCTRETGERGVAKTDYRYGRDPHNLAHVSTDQLLDGFSKILTQCRAVLRPGGTVVVTTRPWRTQGELIDLPSAVLATGQAAGLVPAERCVALLAGIRDGRLIARPSFFQLKNVRDARRQGVPLHLVQHEDVLIFTRPEKSSAASRPLCARRERQAGTERCRYPRSHRKTRLGTRAHETGMP from the coding sequence ATGTCCGACCGCGAATCGGTGTGGAACACCGCACCCACATCCGCCCCCGCCCAGCGCGCCGACCGCTACGTGTCCGGCTCGAACGCGCACCCCGCCAAGATGCTGCCCGCGATCGCCGCCCACGCCATCCGCACCTACACCAAACCGGGTGAACTGGTCCTGGACCCGATGTGCGGCATCGGCACCACCTTGGTCGAGGCCATCCGCCACCACCGCCACGCCCTCGGAGTCGAGTACGAAACCCGCTGGGCCCGGATCGCCCGGGCCAACATCGCCCACAGCGTCCGGCATGTTGAGCAAGGCAGCGGCCGGGTGGTGTGCGGCGACGCCCGACAACTCACCCAGTTGGTCGACGCCGACCTTCACGGCAAGGTCGCGCTGGTAGTCACCTCACCGCCATACGGACGATCGGCCCATGGCCGGGTCCACTGCACGCGCGAAACCGGCGAGCGCGGCGTGGCCAAAACGGACTACCGATACGGCCGCGACCCGCACAACCTCGCCCACGTCTCCACCGACCAGCTCCTGGACGGCTTCTCCAAAATTCTCACCCAGTGCCGGGCGGTGCTGCGCCCGGGCGGCACCGTCGTCGTCACCACCCGGCCCTGGCGTACCCAAGGCGAACTCATCGATCTACCCTCCGCCGTCCTGGCCACCGGACAAGCCGCCGGGCTCGTCCCGGCGGAGCGCTGTGTCGCTCTCCTCGCCGGCATCCGCGACGGCCGACTGATTGCCCGTCCCTCGTTCTTTCAGCTGAAGAACGTCCGCGACGCCCGCCGCCAGGGCGTCCCCCTCCACCTCGTACAACACGAGGACGTCCTCATCTTCACCCGCCCCGAGAAGTCCTCAGCCGCCTCCCGGCCGCTGTGCGCCCGCCGGGAGCGGCAAGCCGGGACCGAACGCTGCCGCTACCCCCGATCCCATCGGAAGACAAGGCTAGGAACGCGCGCACACGAAACGGGTATGCCATGA
- a CDS encoding type IV secretory system conjugative DNA transfer family protein — MVRGRAHALASAFGLYAELNWLVRTRLAHPERWLEGRAFPQRAALLSVPELAALAHLPVDADAPGLRRAGARSVLPPPTVPEPAPGSGVKPLGRSDTGARRPVGLAVADARHHIHLMGATGSGKSTLVAHLVLDDVRHHRGAIVIDPKGDLVTDLLHRLPDTCADRLVLIDPDDSHAPPCLNVLDGADIDVVVDNLTGIFRRIFTAFWGPRTDDVMRAACLTLLKHRAHTGQLVTLADVPRLLGEPAYRLRLIPTIKDPVLRGFWAWYESMSEPSRAAVVGPVMNKLRAFLLRDFARRAISAGPSTFDLAQVLDGGILLARLPKGALGEETARLLGSFIVAGTWQAASARARTPEHQRIDASLYVDEAHNFLTLPYPLEDMLAEARGYRLSMALAHQHLAQLPRDLREGISANARNKIFFNTSPEDATALERHTLPTLTAHDLAHLGPYQAVAHLLTAGAESPAFTLTTRPLPPPVPGRAADLRTAAAARAHTRATRP; from the coding sequence GTGGTGCGGGGACGTGCGCACGCGCTGGCCTCCGCGTTCGGCCTGTACGCGGAACTCAACTGGCTCGTCCGCACCCGGCTCGCCCACCCCGAACGATGGCTGGAAGGGCGGGCTTTCCCGCAGCGTGCGGCGCTGCTGTCGGTCCCGGAACTGGCGGCCCTCGCCCATCTGCCCGTCGACGCGGACGCCCCCGGCCTGCGGCGTGCGGGAGCGCGCTCGGTCCTCCCACCACCCACGGTCCCGGAGCCCGCCCCCGGGTCCGGGGTCAAGCCGCTGGGCCGCTCCGACACGGGCGCCCGCCGCCCGGTGGGTCTCGCGGTCGCGGACGCCCGCCACCACATCCATCTGATGGGCGCCACCGGTTCCGGCAAATCCACCCTGGTCGCCCACCTCGTTCTCGACGATGTCCGCCATCACCGGGGCGCGATCGTCATCGATCCCAAGGGCGACCTCGTCACCGACCTCCTGCATCGCCTGCCCGACACCTGTGCCGACCGCCTGGTCCTCATCGACCCCGATGACTCCCACGCCCCACCGTGCCTGAACGTCCTGGACGGGGCCGACATCGACGTGGTCGTCGACAACCTCACCGGCATCTTCCGCCGCATCTTCACCGCCTTCTGGGGCCCCAGGACCGACGACGTCATGCGCGCGGCCTGCCTGACCCTGCTCAAACACCGCGCCCACACAGGTCAGCTCGTCACCCTCGCCGACGTCCCCCGGCTCCTGGGCGAACCCGCCTACCGCCTGCGCCTGATCCCCACCATCAAAGACCCCGTACTCCGCGGCTTCTGGGCCTGGTACGAGTCCATGTCCGAACCATCCCGCGCGGCCGTGGTCGGCCCGGTGATGAACAAGCTGCGCGCCTTCCTGCTGCGCGACTTCGCCCGCCGCGCCATCTCCGCCGGCCCCTCCACCTTCGACCTGGCCCAGGTTCTCGACGGCGGCATCCTCCTCGCCCGTCTCCCCAAAGGTGCTCTCGGTGAGGAGACCGCACGGCTGCTGGGCTCCTTCATCGTCGCCGGGACCTGGCAAGCGGCCTCAGCCCGCGCCCGCACCCCCGAACACCAGCGCATCGACGCGTCCCTGTACGTGGACGAGGCGCACAACTTCCTCACCCTGCCCTACCCGCTGGAGGACATGCTCGCCGAGGCCCGCGGCTACCGGCTGTCCATGGCACTGGCCCACCAGCACCTCGCCCAGCTCCCCCGCGACCTGCGCGAAGGCATCTCCGCCAACGCCCGCAACAAGATCTTTTTCAACACCTCCCCCGAAGATGCCACCGCCCTGGAACGCCACACCCTCCCCACCCTCACCGCCCACGACCTCGCCCACCTCGGCCCCTACCAAGCCGTCGCCCACCTGCTCACCGCCGGCGCCGAATCCCCGGCCTTCACCCTCACCACCCGGCCCCTCCCACCCCCCGTTCCCGGCCGCGCAGCCGATCTCCGCACCGCCGCAGCGGCCCGCGCCCACACCCGGGCCACTCGTCCCTGA
- a CDS encoding VirB4 family type IV secretion system protein has translation MIRRPRNRRRADHEVVRAGELLQPAGPEALEVHARTLAIGGHLASTMVVTGYPAEVSPGWLAPLLAFPGHLDIALHIEPVPNLVAAAGLKKQRARLESGRRGAFDKGHLDNPEVEAAAADAADLAYRIARGEGKLFHVGLYMTVHASDEETLAEQVAAVKAVAESLLMTVAPTTYRALPGWLTTLPLGIDMLKIRRTFDTAALAACYPFASPELPAPADAAGAGAGAGSQVLYGLNAVSGAPVLWDRFGCDNYNSVTLARSGAGKSYLAKLELLRLLFTGVTASVVDPENEYVRLAETVGGTVVALGADGVRLNPFDLPCHGEAGGEDVLTRRVLFLHRFLAVLFGAEVKGAEEAVLDRALLATYARVGITADARTWTRTPPVLADLAEVLGEDGSEVAAGLVERLTPYVTGSHACVFNGHSTVSTAGHLVVFALRQLPEEVKAPAMLLALDAIWRQVTDAGRGGKHLVIVDEAWLLMRDEAGARFLFRMAKAARKNWTGLVVITQDADDVLASPLGRAVVANAATQILLRQAPQAIDTISASFRLSHGEREFLLSAGRGEALLLAGERRKVALISVAAPGEHEIITTDPGELAAQQWTEDTDPDLAVDHDLGEETWNQ, from the coding sequence ATGATCCGACGTCCCCGAAACCGGCGCCGGGCGGACCATGAGGTCGTCCGGGCCGGAGAGCTGTTGCAGCCTGCGGGCCCGGAGGCGCTTGAGGTGCATGCCCGCACCCTCGCGATCGGGGGCCACCTGGCCTCCACCATGGTCGTGACCGGCTACCCGGCTGAGGTCAGCCCCGGCTGGCTGGCGCCCCTCCTCGCCTTCCCTGGTCACCTGGACATCGCGCTCCACATCGAACCGGTCCCCAACCTCGTGGCGGCGGCCGGTCTGAAGAAGCAGCGTGCCCGGCTGGAATCCGGACGCCGGGGCGCCTTCGACAAGGGGCACTTGGACAATCCGGAGGTCGAGGCCGCCGCTGCGGACGCGGCCGATCTCGCCTACCGGATCGCCCGTGGCGAGGGAAAGCTTTTCCACGTGGGCCTGTACATGACCGTCCACGCCTCGGACGAGGAGACCTTGGCCGAGCAGGTCGCCGCCGTCAAAGCGGTCGCGGAGTCACTGCTGATGACGGTCGCACCGACGACCTACCGGGCGTTGCCCGGCTGGCTGACCACCCTGCCCTTGGGCATCGACATGCTGAAGATCCGCCGCACCTTCGACACTGCGGCGCTCGCCGCCTGCTACCCCTTCGCCAGCCCCGAACTGCCCGCTCCCGCCGATGCTGCTGGAGCCGGGGCCGGAGCGGGGTCGCAGGTGCTGTACGGGCTGAACGCCGTCTCCGGCGCGCCGGTGTTGTGGGACCGCTTCGGATGCGACAACTACAACTCGGTCACCCTCGCCCGTTCCGGGGCCGGCAAGTCGTACCTGGCCAAGCTGGAGCTGTTGCGGCTGCTGTTCACCGGAGTGACCGCCTCCGTGGTCGACCCGGAAAACGAGTACGTACGCCTGGCCGAGACGGTCGGCGGCACCGTGGTCGCGCTCGGCGCCGACGGCGTGCGCCTGAACCCCTTCGACCTCCCTTGTCACGGCGAGGCCGGCGGTGAGGATGTCCTGACGCGACGGGTGCTGTTCCTGCACCGCTTCTTGGCTGTGCTCTTCGGCGCCGAGGTGAAGGGCGCGGAGGAAGCTGTGCTCGACCGGGCGCTCCTGGCCACCTATGCCCGGGTGGGGATCACGGCGGATGCGCGGACCTGGACGCGGACCCCGCCAGTACTCGCGGACCTCGCGGAGGTTCTTGGCGAGGACGGGAGTGAGGTGGCTGCGGGGCTGGTGGAGCGGCTGACGCCGTATGTCACCGGTTCGCATGCCTGCGTCTTCAACGGCCACAGCACGGTGAGCACCGCGGGTCATCTGGTGGTCTTCGCGCTGCGGCAGCTGCCGGAGGAGGTCAAGGCTCCGGCGATGCTGCTGGCGCTGGATGCGATCTGGCGCCAGGTCACCGATGCGGGCAGGGGCGGCAAGCATCTGGTGATCGTGGACGAGGCGTGGCTGCTGATGCGTGACGAGGCGGGGGCGCGCTTTCTGTTCCGGATGGCCAAGGCCGCTCGCAAAAACTGGACGGGGCTGGTCGTCATCACCCAGGACGCAGATGACGTCCTCGCCTCGCCGCTGGGGAGAGCGGTGGTCGCGAACGCGGCGACCCAGATTCTGCTCCGGCAGGCCCCACAAGCGATCGACACCATCAGTGCCTCGTTCCGGCTCTCCCACGGTGAGCGGGAGTTCCTGCTGTCCGCCGGGAGGGGCGAGGCGTTGCTGCTGGCCGGGGAACGCCGCAAAGTCGCGCTGATCTCCGTGGCCGCCCCGGGGGAGCACGAGATCATCACCACCGACCCCGGAGAACTCGCCGCCCAGCAGTGGACCGAGGACACCGATCCCGACCTCGCTGTCGACCACGATCTCGGCGAAGAGACGTGGAACCAATGA
- a CDS encoding recombinase family protein, with protein MVRIFTEYLRGTGLYALAEGLTRDNIPCPSAHDRARNPHRDGHAWSKSAVRAILTNPRYTGHEVWNKQRKQEVLLDIDDVTLGTAPNRPGTPPTSGSGLPNPSTNP; from the coding sequence GTGGTCCGCATCTTCACCGAGTACCTTCGCGGAACCGGCCTATACGCCCTCGCCGAAGGCTTGACCCGTGACAACATCCCCTGCCCCTCGGCCCACGACCGCGCTCGCAATCCGCACCGCGATGGCCACGCCTGGTCCAAGAGCGCCGTCCGCGCCATCCTCACCAACCCCCGCTACACCGGCCATGAAGTCTGGAACAAACAACGCAAGCAGGAAGTCCTGCTCGACATCGACGATGTCACTCTGGGCACCGCACCCAACAGACCTGGAACACCCCCGACCAGTGGATCTGGTCTACCCAACCCGTCCACGAACCCCTGA
- a CDS encoding PrgI family protein — MTDGYDDGVATTRIPADIARPDRVLGPLTARQTAILAGCVLVLYGGYWLARPFMPPLTYLAMVVPVAGAVTAVAVGAREGIGLDRFLLAALAHARIPKRRVHAPEGVPALPEIVNKEMGKAAGPMPVPVRMPYRGVGPVGTVDLAEQGQAALGVCSPVNFDLHSGAEQQGLVAAYGRWLNSLTGPTQLLLRCHRTDLTPLADQLHHSAPALPHPALERAARAHADYLAHLAGTGDLLTRQIVLVAREETPPRRARPSACSARAVQRIQEATRGLTPAGISVTPLDYEQTTALITVACNPDPPTTPLDSEAQGVEA, encoded by the coding sequence ATGACAGATGGATACGACGACGGTGTCGCTACGACCCGGATTCCGGCGGATATCGCGCGCCCGGACCGCGTGCTGGGCCCGCTCACCGCGCGGCAGACCGCCATCCTGGCCGGGTGCGTACTGGTGCTGTACGGCGGGTATTGGCTCGCGCGGCCGTTCATGCCGCCGCTGACGTATCTGGCCATGGTGGTCCCCGTGGCCGGAGCCGTCACCGCGGTCGCGGTGGGCGCCCGGGAAGGCATCGGCCTGGACCGGTTTCTCCTCGCCGCCCTCGCTCACGCCCGCATCCCCAAACGACGAGTGCACGCTCCGGAAGGCGTGCCCGCGCTGCCGGAGATCGTGAACAAGGAAATGGGCAAGGCGGCCGGACCGATGCCGGTGCCGGTGCGGATGCCATATCGCGGTGTCGGCCCGGTGGGCACGGTGGATCTGGCCGAGCAGGGGCAGGCGGCGCTGGGGGTCTGCTCGCCGGTCAACTTCGACCTGCACAGTGGTGCCGAACAGCAGGGCCTGGTCGCCGCGTACGGACGCTGGCTCAACTCCCTGACCGGCCCGACCCAGCTCCTGCTCCGCTGTCACCGCACCGATCTCACGCCTCTGGCCGACCAGCTCCACCACAGTGCCCCGGCCCTGCCGCACCCGGCGCTGGAGAGAGCGGCCCGCGCACACGCCGACTACCTTGCCCATCTCGCCGGGACAGGCGACCTGCTGACCCGCCAGATCGTCCTTGTCGCACGGGAAGAGACACCGCCGCGCCGAGCCCGGCCTTCTGCCTGCAGCGCACGGGCTGTCCAGCGCATCCAGGAGGCGACTCGCGGGCTCACTCCCGCAGGAATCAGCGTCACCCCACTCGACTATGAGCAGACCACGGCGTTGATCACCGTCGCCTGCAACCCCGATCCCCCCACAACGCCGCTCGATTCGGAAGCGCAAGGAGTCGAGGCATGA